CGCTGCGTAGACAACAGGTTGTTGCTCCACTTTCGGATATTCAATTTTTTCGTTATTAGGAAATGGCAAGATTCCTGCTATTATCGGTAATACAAAAAAGAAAATTAAAAAAGCTGATAGAATTTGAATTTGTTTTATCATGACATCCTCTCCCCTTCCACTACATTATGGAGAGAAGAGGATTTTTAGAACTATTTTGATCTATTCTCCATCCATTTAAATAAAGTATCACTTACCAATAATGAATATTTCGTTATCCAAACATCGACTTCCTTTGGTGTGACAATTAATCTTTCTGGATGTGATGATAAAACCTCTTCAAATAATTGAAGCCGATCTTCAGGAGACCAAGTTGACCATTCTCCGAATATTGGTTTTACCACATTTAAATCTACTCTAGCATTTGAATCAGGTGTCCAAGAAGTCACAGAAAGCTTGCTAGACGGTTTTTCTTTTTCCTGTACTCTCGCAGCAATCGAGCGAAAAACTTTATCGACAGCATCTGCAATAATTACAGTTGCATCGACAACAGTCGGTATACCAATTGCCGTTACTGGAACTCCGAAGACTTCTTTTGACACTTCAGTGCGTTGGTTACCAACACCTGATCCTGGGTGAATTCCGGTATTTGTAATTTGAATCGTTTTACAAAGACGTGATGAACCTCTTGTCGCTAAAGCATCAATTACTAAAACAAGCGCCGGGTTTATCTTTTCAACGAGCGCATGTATAAAGTCGCTTGTTTCAAAACCTGTTTGACCAGTTACACCAGGAGCATACATAATAAAATGATCATTCGGGTTATCTGAATGCTGACTTTGCATGGCATCAATTGCAAAAGGCCCTACAGCATCGGGGGTAATGGTTTTATTACCTAAACCAATTACTAATACCTTACTACCTTTTTTAATTTCAATATCTTTATGGATTTCATTTAAATATTTCACAAATGA
Above is a genomic segment from Lysinibacillus sp. PLM2 containing:
- the gpr gene encoding germination protease, producing MAEIEVNWSRTDLIDETDEIVQHQTKQEKEKLDKTSGVVIEEFTEGRVKVTKVNVDKQGSEEIGKKEGVYVTLSVPTLTIEDENGFEQLEKSFVKYLNEIHKDIEIKKGSKVLVIGLGNKTITPDAVGPFAIDAMQSQHSDNPNDHFIMYAPGVTGQTGFETSDFIHALVEKINPALVLVIDALATRGSSRLCKTIQITNTGIHPGSGVGNQRTEVSKEVFGVPVTAIGIPTVVDATVIIADAVDKVFRSIAARVQEKEKPSSKLSVTSWTPDSNARVDLNVVKPIFGEWSTWSPEDRLQLFEEVLSSHPERLIVTPKEVDVWITKYSLLVSDTLFKWMENRSK